Proteins from one Dioscorea cayenensis subsp. rotundata cultivar TDr96_F1 unplaced genomic scaffold, TDr96_F1_v2_PseudoChromosome.rev07_lg8_w22 25.fasta BLBR01000644.1, whole genome shotgun sequence genomic window:
- the LOC120254817 gene encoding uncharacterized protein LOC120254817, which produces MSSDMQSFHEKMSDARSILLHLQELYGEHSQTAQYEISRELFRAKMSEGGEVGEHVLKMISMIERLEALDFSMDYNLQVNLILQSLPDSFSQFIVNFNMNNIECTLMGLLNKLVSTQSQMKTKGKDVVALTISTPRPLKPKKKNMAKKQYALAPKAVGGVGKNKGKASTVRASESSKQGGKCFHGGEANHWKRDCP; this is translated from the coding sequence ATGAGCAGTGATATGCAAAGCTTTCATGAAAAGATGAGTGATGCGAGATCGATACTACTGCACTTGCAggagctctatggagagcataGTCAGACTGCTCAGTATGAAATATCGAGAGAGCTTTTTAGGGCAAAGATGAGTGAGGGTGGTGAAGTTGGAGAGCATGTCCTCAAGATGATCTCTATGATTGAGAGGTTGGAagctcttgacttttccatggaCTATAACCTTCAGGTTAATCTCATCTTGCAGTCTCTTCCTGATTCCTTCTCtcaatttattgttaattttaacatGAATAATATTGAGTGCACACTGATGGGTCTTCTTAATAAGCTAGTGAGTACTCAGTCTCAAATGAAGACTAAAGGGAAAGATGTTGTTGCTTTGACTATATCTACTCCTAGACCCTTAAAgcccaagaagaaaaatatggcCAAGAAGCAGTATGCTTTGGCTCCCAAAGCTGTGGGAGGAGTGGGTAAGAATAAAGGTAAGGCTTCTACGGTTCGTGCGAGTGAGAGCTCCAAGCAAGGGGGCAAGTGTTTCCATGGTGGCGAGGCTAATCATTGGAAGCGGGATTGCCCATAG